A window of the Microbulbifer aggregans genome harbors these coding sequences:
- a CDS encoding cation:proton antiporter subunit C, protein MLLSALYNYWVVILLMMTGLYMVIAQGNLIKKIIGLNIFQTSVFIFYISVGKVSGGSAPILSELATAYSNPLPHVLILTAIVVGIATTALALALVLRIRQAYDSVEEQDILTRDNQC, encoded by the coding sequence ATGCTGCTTAGTGCGCTTTACAACTACTGGGTCGTTATTCTGTTGATGATGACCGGGCTGTATATGGTCATTGCCCAGGGAAACCTGATCAAAAAAATCATCGGCCTGAATATCTTTCAGACCTCTGTTTTCATCTTTTATATCAGTGTGGGCAAAGTCTCCGGGGGCAGTGCGCCGATCCTCAGTGAGCTGGCCACTGCGTATTCCAACCCGTTGCCCCACGTATTGATCCTCACTGCCATCGTGGTGGGTATCGCCACCACAGCGCTGGCACTGGCTCTGGTGCTGCGTATCCGCCAGGCGTATGACTCCGTTGAGGAGCAGGATATTCTGACGAGAGATAACCAGTGTTAA
- a CDS encoding monovalent cation/H+ antiporter subunit D family protein, with protein sequence MLTHLPILQVILPLVAAPSCMMLQKSRLSWAFTVLVSFAAFVVSALLLQQVMADGVIRYSLGGWDAPWGIEYRIDALNAWVLFIVTGVSTAVVAAARASVEVELGASRQTVFYTLYLLCFAGLLGIVATGDVFNVFVFLEISSLSTYALIAMGRDRRALWSAFQYLVLGTIGATFILIGIGFLYMMTGTLNMLDLAERLPAVESSAAVLAAFAFILVGICLKLALFPLHLWLPNAYSNAPSIVTAFLAATATKVALYLLVRFTVTVFGIDFSLSALPLQSLFILLGLAGVFVGSAVAIYQSNIKRMLAYSSVAQIGYMIVGIGISTVAGMQATLLHLFNHALMKAALFLALAGLVYRVGGCSLDHIRGMGRQMPWTMGAIAIGGASLVGMPLTAGFISKWYLIAAALDSGFWLLALLVVAGSLLSAIYVWRLIDAAYLREPEKTLPAAASGEAPVGLLIPTWALVLANLYFGIETSLPVSVTQLASAYLLGGAP encoded by the coding sequence GTGTTAACCCATCTTCCCATTCTCCAGGTCATACTGCCGCTCGTCGCGGCACCGTCGTGCATGATGTTGCAAAAGTCGCGACTGTCGTGGGCGTTTACGGTACTGGTAAGTTTTGCTGCCTTTGTCGTCAGTGCGCTGTTGCTCCAGCAGGTGATGGCAGACGGCGTTATTCGCTACAGCCTTGGTGGTTGGGATGCGCCCTGGGGTATCGAGTATCGGATCGATGCCCTCAATGCCTGGGTTCTATTTATTGTCACCGGGGTGAGTACCGCTGTCGTGGCCGCGGCCAGGGCCAGTGTGGAAGTTGAACTGGGAGCATCCCGCCAGACAGTTTTCTATACCCTGTACCTGTTGTGCTTCGCCGGGCTGCTCGGCATCGTCGCTACCGGCGATGTGTTCAATGTATTTGTCTTCCTGGAAATCTCTTCGCTCTCCACTTATGCCCTGATCGCCATGGGGCGTGATCGGCGGGCGCTCTGGTCGGCCTTCCAGTATCTGGTGCTCGGTACCATCGGTGCGACCTTCATTCTGATTGGTATCGGTTTCCTGTACATGATGACCGGCACCCTGAATATGCTGGATCTGGCGGAGCGGCTGCCGGCGGTTGAGAGCTCAGCGGCGGTACTCGCAGCGTTCGCCTTTATCCTGGTGGGGATTTGCCTGAAGCTCGCTCTTTTCCCGCTGCATCTCTGGCTGCCAAATGCCTACAGTAATGCGCCCTCCATCGTGACGGCATTCCTGGCAGCTACAGCGACCAAAGTTGCGCTCTACTTGCTGGTGCGCTTTACGGTAACGGTCTTCGGTATCGACTTCTCACTGTCCGCGTTGCCACTGCAGTCACTCTTTATCCTGCTCGGGCTGGCCGGTGTCTTCGTTGGTTCCGCGGTGGCGATTTACCAGTCCAACATCAAGCGTATGCTGGCCTATTCGTCGGTGGCCCAGATTGGCTACATGATCGTCGGCATTGGCATCAGTACCGTGGCCGGCATGCAGGCCACGCTGCTGCACTTGTTCAATCACGCGCTGATGAAGGCGGCACTGTTTCTGGCCCTGGCTGGTTTGGTCTATCGGGTTGGTGGCTGCAGCCTGGATCATATTCGCGGTATGGGGCGGCAAATGCCGTGGACAATGGGCGCGATTGCCATCGGCGGCGCCAGCCTTGTCGGGATGCCGCTGACCGCCGGCTTTATCAGCAAGTGGTATCTGATCGCTGCTGCCCTCGACAGTGGTTTCTGGCTGTTGGCGTTACTGGTGGTCGCGGGATCGCTACTGTCAGCGATTTATGTCTGGCGACTGATTGATGCCGCCTATCTCCGGGAACCTGAAAAAACGCTGCCCGCTGCTGCATCCGGAGAAGCACCAGTGGGATTGCTGATCCCCACCTGGGCTCTTGTCCTGGCAAATCTTTATTTCGGTATTGAAACCAGCCTGCCGGTGTCTGTAACACAGTTGGCATCGGCCTACCTGCTTGGAGGGGCCCCCTGA
- a CDS encoding proton-conducting transporter membrane subunit yields METSTLLGLALGLPVIAFAGVLAADSRENLREAISLICGAVLLWAVWNLYQPVLEGETVGLTWLQVMPGIELAFRAEPLGLLFALVASCLWIVTTLYAIGYMRGHEEKNQTRFFALFALSIGSVMGIAFAENLFTLFVFYEVLTLATYPLVTHAGTEKARAGGRTYLTILLGTSVGFFLVAIAGTWLVAGTLSFTRGGVFPAEASSAVLSLLLVLYVFGVGKAAIMPFHRWLPAAMVAPTPVSALLHAVAVVKAGVFVILKVCLMIFGLETLKAIPATTWLLYLAAVSILLASLVALRQDNLKARLAYSTVSQLGYITLGALLATSAGIAGGAMHIVMHAFGKITLFFCAGAILVAAHKTEISELDGLGRQMPLTMGAFFLASLCIIGVPPTGGTWSKWFLLLGTVEAEQWLLVVLLMLSSLLSIAYLLPIPLRAFFPRNGSAATVSVAVREAPWPSMLAITLTAIGCVLLLAYPTVISQLIQVGL; encoded by the coding sequence ATGGAGACTTCCACGCTTCTTGGGCTTGCTCTCGGGCTGCCTGTGATTGCCTTTGCCGGGGTGCTGGCGGCGGACTCTCGCGAGAACCTGCGGGAGGCCATCTCGCTGATTTGCGGTGCCGTATTACTCTGGGCTGTCTGGAATCTGTATCAACCGGTCCTCGAAGGAGAGACCGTAGGGCTGACCTGGCTTCAGGTGATGCCGGGAATCGAGCTCGCCTTCCGGGCGGAGCCACTCGGGCTGTTGTTTGCGCTGGTGGCAAGCTGCCTCTGGATTGTGACCACCCTTTATGCCATCGGCTATATGCGTGGTCACGAGGAGAAAAACCAGACTCGCTTCTTTGCCCTGTTTGCTCTCTCTATCGGAAGCGTGATGGGAATCGCCTTTGCGGAAAACCTGTTCACCCTCTTTGTGTTCTACGAGGTGCTGACCCTCGCCACTTATCCGCTGGTTACGCATGCGGGTACCGAGAAGGCCAGGGCCGGGGGCAGGACCTATCTGACGATTCTGCTCGGTACCTCGGTAGGATTTTTCCTGGTGGCCATTGCCGGGACCTGGCTGGTAGCTGGCACCTTGTCGTTTACCCGCGGTGGAGTCTTCCCGGCAGAGGCCAGTTCGGCGGTGCTGTCACTCCTGCTGGTGTTGTACGTTTTTGGGGTGGGTAAAGCTGCGATCATGCCGTTCCACCGCTGGCTGCCGGCAGCAATGGTGGCACCGACTCCGGTGAGTGCGCTCTTGCATGCGGTGGCTGTAGTGAAAGCCGGTGTTTTCGTGATCCTGAAGGTCTGCCTGATGATCTTCGGCCTTGAAACTCTCAAGGCCATTCCCGCAACGACCTGGTTGCTCTATCTGGCGGCAGTCTCCATTCTTCTCGCTTCACTGGTCGCGCTACGCCAGGACAACCTCAAGGCCAGGCTGGCCTATTCGACGGTGAGCCAGCTGGGTTACATCACCCTCGGCGCCCTGTTGGCGACTTCGGCGGGTATCGCCGGCGGAGCCATGCACATTGTGATGCATGCTTTTGGCAAGATTACGCTGTTTTTCTGCGCCGGGGCGATTCTCGTTGCTGCACATAAAACCGAGATCAGCGAGCTGGATGGGCTCGGCCGGCAGATGCCACTGACGATGGGCGCTTTCTTTCTCGCCAGTCTGTGCATCATCGGTGTTCCGCCCACTGGCGGCACCTGGAGCAAGTGGTTTTTGCTGCTCGGCACCGTCGAGGCTGAGCAGTGGCTACTTGTAGTGCTACTGATGCTGAGCTCCCTGCTGAGTATCGCCTATCTGTTGCCGATTCCACTGCGGGCTTTTTTCCCGCGCAATGGTTCCGCGGCCACCGTAAGCGTCGCGGTTCGCGAAGCGCCCTGGCCATCGATGCTGGCAATTACGTTAACGGCTATTGGCTGCGTGCTTCTGCTCGCATATCCGACGGTAATCTCCCAGTTGATCCAAGTGGGGCTTTAA
- a CDS encoding Na(+)/H(+) antiporter subunit D — MILIPPFIVFFIAAVLVLVLRGWPRAVASILIPLVSLANLWGTPSGEYATISLMQFELVFFSVDRLSLLFGYLFHVAALIAVVYSLHVRDTLQQSVSLLYAGSALGAVFAGDLMTLFLFWELLALTSVFLVWARRSAASYGAGLRYLIMHILSGLLLLVGIVIYSRTDPSLAIGHIGLEMGAAGWLMFIAFGIKCAFPFFHSWLTDAYPESTPTGTVFLSAFTTKVAVYALARTFPGTELLVYIGAAMACFPIFYAVIENDLRRVLAYSLINQLGFMVVGIGIGTALAINGAVAHAFNDVIFKGLLFMSMGAVLHVTGKINGSELGGLYKTMPKTTVLCIIGAASISAFPLFSGFVSKSMVMSAALKNGYDWVWLVLLFASAGVFHHAGIKIPYFAFFAHDSGIRAKEPPLNMLIAMSIAAALCLVVGIYPQALYQLLPHQVAYTPYDMTHVLTQLQLLFFSALAFVWLNLRRLYPPELPSVNLDVDWVYRRWLPTRVQRTAEAAFQLDSRVRSAARAGVGNLIDAISSHHKPDGLLARNWLTGSMVAGVVLLLGFYLLLGFAL; from the coding sequence GTGATTTTGATTCCTCCATTTATCGTTTTCTTTATTGCCGCGGTGCTGGTGCTGGTGTTGCGGGGTTGGCCTCGGGCCGTTGCATCCATCCTGATTCCGCTGGTGAGTCTGGCAAATCTGTGGGGAACGCCCTCCGGTGAATATGCCACCATCAGCCTGATGCAGTTTGAACTGGTCTTCTTCTCAGTTGATCGGCTGAGCCTGCTGTTCGGCTATTTGTTCCATGTCGCGGCACTGATCGCAGTGGTTTATTCGCTGCATGTACGCGATACCCTGCAGCAGTCGGTGAGTTTGCTGTACGCGGGCAGCGCGCTGGGGGCGGTGTTTGCCGGTGATCTGATGACGTTGTTCCTGTTCTGGGAGCTGTTGGCACTGACCTCGGTCTTTCTGGTGTGGGCTCGTCGCAGCGCTGCTTCCTATGGGGCTGGGCTCCGCTATCTCATTATGCACATCCTGTCCGGCCTCCTGCTGCTGGTCGGTATCGTGATTTACAGCCGCACGGATCCATCCCTGGCAATCGGCCACATTGGTCTCGAGATGGGCGCCGCAGGATGGCTGATGTTTATCGCTTTTGGTATCAAGTGCGCCTTCCCGTTCTTCCACAGCTGGCTGACGGATGCCTATCCGGAGTCCACCCCCACGGGCACGGTGTTTCTGAGCGCTTTCACCACCAAGGTAGCGGTCTACGCTCTGGCCCGGACCTTCCCCGGCACTGAGCTGCTTGTTTATATCGGCGCAGCCATGGCCTGCTTCCCCATCTTCTATGCCGTGATCGAGAACGACCTGCGCCGGGTGCTGGCGTACAGCCTGATCAACCAGCTCGGTTTTATGGTGGTGGGGATCGGCATTGGAACGGCGCTGGCCATCAATGGCGCCGTGGCGCACGCGTTTAACGATGTGATCTTCAAGGGGCTGCTGTTTATGTCCATGGGGGCAGTGCTGCATGTGACCGGCAAGATCAACGGGTCCGAACTGGGCGGCCTCTACAAGACCATGCCGAAAACCACCGTGTTGTGCATCATCGGTGCGGCCTCCATTTCAGCATTCCCGCTGTTCAGTGGTTTTGTCAGCAAGTCGATGGTGATGTCCGCGGCCTTGAAAAATGGTTATGACTGGGTGTGGCTGGTGCTGCTGTTTGCGTCTGCCGGGGTTTTCCACCATGCAGGCATCAAGATCCCGTATTTTGCCTTCTTTGCCCACGACAGCGGCATTCGAGCCAAGGAGCCGCCGCTGAATATGCTGATTGCCATGAGCATTGCAGCGGCGCTGTGCCTGGTGGTTGGTATCTACCCGCAGGCGCTCTACCAGCTATTGCCACATCAAGTGGCATATACCCCCTATGACATGACTCATGTGCTGACTCAGCTGCAGCTGCTGTTCTTCTCCGCACTGGCATTCGTGTGGCTGAACCTGCGCCGGCTCTACCCACCGGAACTGCCGTCGGTGAACCTGGATGTGGACTGGGTATATCGGCGGTGGCTGCCGACGAGGGTTCAGCGTACAGCTGAGGCGGCGTTCCAACTGGATAGTCGTGTGCGTTCGGCGGCACGGGCCGGGGTAGGGAATCTGATCGACGCCATTAGCAGCCATCACAAACCGGATGGCTTGCTGGCCCGGAACTGGTTGACCGGGAGTATGGTTGCCGGGGTGGTCCTGTTGCTGGGCTTCTACCTGTTGTTGGGGTTTGCCCTCTGA
- a CDS encoding TetR family transcriptional regulator, which yields MAKRRKEDALETRERILDAAITVFHQQGVARPSLTEVAELAGVTRGAVYGHFRNKADLFNELAERVQLPGEKLCEGASEDPSHNPLGILRTRWLWLFQEVACNRQWQQILDIILHRCELVTESGEIRQRMLDCRDEALERIQDLLRAAVAREQLPADLDVDLAAPMLHGALVGLLGDWLLRPDGRDLARLGERYLDTLIEMLHHAPTLRRESMAEAP from the coding sequence GTGGCAAAGCGGCGTAAAGAAGATGCACTGGAGACCCGCGAACGCATTCTCGATGCGGCTATCACCGTGTTCCATCAGCAGGGCGTGGCCCGCCCCTCCCTGACCGAAGTCGCGGAACTGGCGGGTGTGACTCGTGGTGCGGTGTACGGCCACTTCCGCAACAAGGCGGATCTGTTCAACGAGCTGGCGGAGCGGGTGCAGCTGCCGGGTGAGAAGCTCTGCGAAGGCGCGAGCGAAGATCCTTCGCACAACCCGCTGGGCATTCTCCGCACCCGCTGGCTGTGGCTGTTTCAGGAAGTGGCGTGCAACCGGCAATGGCAACAGATCCTCGACATCATCCTGCACCGCTGTGAACTGGTGACTGAGAGTGGCGAGATTCGCCAGCGAATGCTGGACTGCCGGGACGAGGCATTGGAGCGCATACAGGATCTACTCCGCGCCGCCGTGGCACGAGAGCAGTTGCCAGCTGATCTGGACGTGGACCTGGCGGCGCCGATGCTACACGGCGCCCTGGTCGGATTATTGGGCGATTGGCTACTCCGTCCGGACGGACGGGATCTCGCACGCCTCGGTGAACGCTATCTCGACACGCTGATCGAGATGCTCCACCACGCACCGACCCTGCGCCGGGAGAGCATGGCGGAAGCCCCCTGA
- a CDS encoding efflux RND transporter periplasmic adaptor subunit: MRKRNLIFGLLATASLLAACGQEQGGRPAMVPEVSVVTLEPRSVTLTRELPGRTNPYKVAEVRPQVHGLVQEQLFREGGIVDASQPLYQLDDATYQADFASANAELQSARAERNVARLKADRVANLVKSGAVSAQDHDSAQAALQQAEAAVAKATAAVQRARVNLEYARISAPIAGRIGKSSVTQGALVTANQSQALATIQQLDPIYVDLNQSTSELLSLRRAVEAGKVADARDLPVTILLDDGTAYEHRGELEFAEARVDPTTGSVLLRVVVPNPEHMLLPGMYVRAVIGRGLRQDAIVVPQQAVMRDPKGNTNAMVVNAENQVELRPVSVSQTIGDGWLVEEGLGAGDRVIVEGLQKVRPGVSVSAVEAVKEGQVVATDAPVAADS, translated from the coding sequence ATGCGGAAACGGAATCTGATCTTCGGCCTGTTGGCCACAGCGTCTCTATTGGCTGCGTGTGGTCAGGAGCAGGGCGGCAGGCCTGCAATGGTGCCGGAGGTGTCCGTCGTGACTCTGGAGCCACGCTCGGTGACGCTCACCCGGGAGCTGCCCGGTCGCACCAATCCTTACAAAGTCGCGGAAGTGCGCCCTCAGGTCCACGGACTGGTTCAGGAGCAGTTGTTTCGTGAGGGCGGTATCGTCGACGCAAGCCAGCCGCTCTACCAGCTCGATGACGCCACCTATCAAGCCGACTTTGCCAGCGCCAATGCCGAACTGCAGAGTGCACGCGCGGAGCGCAATGTCGCCCGATTGAAGGCGGATCGCGTCGCAAACCTGGTCAAGAGTGGCGCCGTGAGCGCGCAGGATCACGACAGTGCCCAGGCTGCGCTTCAACAGGCGGAAGCCGCTGTGGCCAAGGCTACCGCTGCTGTCCAACGCGCCCGTGTGAATCTGGAGTATGCACGGATCAGTGCGCCAATCGCGGGTCGCATTGGCAAGTCATCTGTGACTCAGGGTGCGCTTGTGACCGCCAATCAGTCGCAGGCCCTCGCCACCATTCAGCAACTGGATCCGATCTATGTGGACCTGAATCAGTCCACCAGCGAACTGCTCAGTCTCCGGCGCGCGGTGGAAGCCGGTAAGGTGGCCGATGCACGGGACCTGCCGGTAACCATTCTCCTTGATGACGGTACTGCCTACGAGCACCGCGGAGAGCTGGAGTTTGCCGAGGCACGAGTTGATCCCACCACCGGCAGCGTTCTGCTGCGGGTCGTGGTGCCGAACCCCGAGCACATGTTGTTGCCCGGCATGTATGTCCGAGCGGTGATCGGGCGCGGGCTGCGTCAGGACGCTATCGTCGTGCCGCAGCAGGCGGTGATGCGGGATCCGAAGGGCAACACCAATGCCATGGTGGTGAATGCTGAAAATCAGGTGGAGCTGCGCCCGGTAAGCGTGAGTCAGACCATCGGTGATGGCTGGCTCGTCGAGGAAGGGCTTGGCGCAGGCGATCGGGTGATTGTTGAGGGGCTGCAGAAAGTACGGCCCGGTGTTTCGGTCAGCGCAGTCGAGGCCGTGAAAGAAGGGCAGGTGGTCGCCACTGACGCACCCGTCGCAGCAGATTCCTGA
- a CDS encoding efflux RND transporter permease subunit, whose protein sequence is MAAFFIDRPIFAWVIAIIVMLGGGLAVSKLAVERYPDIAPPTVSISASYPGASAKVVEDSVTQVIEQNMTGLDGLLYMSATSESIGSVNITLTFANGTDPDIAQVQVQNKLQLAMPLLPEAVQRQGVNVGKGRSGFLMVVGFVSEDGRMNRSDIADFVNANIVDPISRVPGVGGIQVFGSQYAMRIWLDPNKLDTYKLVPSDVIAAVQSQNQQVAVGSLGGTPAIDGQQLNANVVSQGRLETPEQFRDIVIRSNPDGSVLKLGDIARVEIGAENYDFISRFNRQPATGLAVTLATGANALETADGVREKLKELEPYYPAGIKSVVPFDSTPFVEVSIKGVIQTLIEAVILVFLVMYLFLQNIRATIIPTIAVPVVLLGTFGILAAMGFSINMLTMFAMVLAIGLLVDDAIVVVENVERVMSEEGLSPREATRKSMNQITGALVGIGVVLSAVFVPMAFMDGATGVIYRQFSATIVAAMALSVLVAIVLTPALCATMLKPIAKGKGHASKGFFGWFNRRFERGSSSYQRGVRGILARSGRFMLLFTVLAAVMLFMFLRLPSSFLPEEDQGVLFSMVQTPVGATQQRTMDSIKKVEDYYLDHEQDTVASVFSVQGFSFAGSGQNNGIAFVNMHDWEEREEPGQDAGSVAMRAMGALMQIKDAMAFAFSPPALPGLGTSGGFDFYLKDNANLGHEALTEARNQLLGAAAQSPLLINVRPNGQEDTPQFRLNIDTEKAAALGLSIAEINTTLGTAWGGRYIDDFIDRGRVKKVYVQSDAPYRMVPEDFRLWSVRNRDGEMVPLSTFASFSWEYGSPRLERYNGVPAMQINGAAAPGVSSGEAMAEVERLVAQLPAGIGLEWSGLSFQERQAGAQTPLLYTLSLLIVFLCLAALYESWTVPTAVLLVAPLGILGAVLANTLRGMERDIYFQVAMLTTVGLTSKNAILIVEFAKQNLEEGMELVQATMRAVRDRLRPILMTSLAFGLGVLPLAIASGAGSGAQQAIGTGVLGGMLVGTLLGIFFIPLFFVVVQRLLGSRPRDVSSTPAVESTEETQPEEAVV, encoded by the coding sequence ATGGCAGCATTCTTTATTGACCGGCCGATCTTCGCCTGGGTCATCGCCATCATCGTCATGCTCGGAGGCGGTCTTGCGGTCAGCAAGCTCGCTGTCGAGCGCTATCCGGATATCGCGCCGCCCACGGTCAGCATTAGCGCCAGCTATCCCGGTGCCTCGGCCAAGGTGGTGGAAGACTCCGTCACTCAGGTGATCGAGCAGAATATGACCGGGCTCGACGGACTGCTCTACATGTCGGCGACCAGTGAGTCGATCGGAAGCGTGAACATCACCCTTACGTTCGCCAATGGCACTGACCCGGATATTGCCCAGGTGCAGGTCCAGAACAAGCTGCAACTGGCCATGCCGTTGCTCCCGGAAGCAGTACAGCGCCAGGGCGTCAATGTGGGCAAAGGCCGCAGTGGATTCCTGATGGTGGTCGGCTTCGTCTCCGAAGACGGACGCATGAATCGCTCGGACATCGCTGACTTCGTCAATGCCAATATTGTCGACCCGATCAGTCGTGTGCCCGGCGTGGGTGGTATCCAGGTATTCGGCTCTCAGTACGCTATGCGTATCTGGCTGGATCCGAACAAACTGGATACTTACAAGCTGGTGCCCAGCGATGTGATCGCGGCAGTCCAGTCGCAGAACCAGCAGGTGGCCGTTGGCAGTCTGGGTGGCACACCGGCCATCGACGGCCAGCAGTTGAACGCCAACGTCGTATCGCAGGGCCGTCTGGAAACACCGGAGCAGTTCCGGGACATCGTGATTCGTTCGAATCCCGACGGTTCAGTGCTCAAGCTCGGCGATATCGCGCGGGTGGAAATCGGTGCGGAAAATTACGACTTTATCAGCCGCTTCAACCGCCAGCCAGCTACCGGGCTGGCGGTGACGCTGGCCACTGGTGCGAATGCGCTGGAGACCGCTGACGGAGTGCGGGAAAAACTCAAGGAACTGGAGCCCTATTATCCCGCCGGCATCAAGAGCGTTGTCCCTTTTGACTCGACGCCATTCGTCGAGGTGTCGATCAAGGGCGTGATCCAGACGCTGATCGAGGCGGTGATTCTGGTGTTCCTGGTGATGTATCTGTTTCTGCAGAATATCCGCGCCACCATCATCCCTACGATTGCTGTACCCGTGGTGCTACTCGGCACCTTCGGGATACTGGCGGCCATGGGTTTCTCCATCAATATGCTCACCATGTTTGCCATGGTGCTGGCCATCGGCCTGCTGGTTGACGATGCCATTGTGGTGGTCGAAAACGTCGAGCGGGTGATGAGCGAGGAGGGCCTGTCGCCACGGGAGGCCACCCGCAAGTCGATGAACCAGATCACCGGTGCCCTGGTTGGGATTGGTGTGGTGCTGTCGGCGGTATTCGTGCCCATGGCATTCATGGATGGGGCCACCGGCGTAATCTACCGCCAGTTCTCGGCGACCATCGTCGCCGCGATGGCACTGTCGGTGCTGGTAGCGATCGTACTCACCCCCGCGCTCTGCGCCACCATGTTAAAACCCATTGCCAAAGGCAAGGGCCACGCCAGTAAGGGTTTCTTCGGCTGGTTCAACCGCAGGTTCGAGCGCGGCAGCTCCAGCTACCAGCGTGGTGTGCGTGGCATTCTTGCCCGCAGCGGACGCTTTATGCTGCTGTTTACCGTGCTGGCCGCCGTCATGCTGTTCATGTTCCTGCGTCTGCCCAGCTCGTTCCTGCCGGAAGAAGATCAGGGAGTGCTTTTCTCCATGGTCCAGACGCCGGTCGGTGCGACCCAGCAGCGCACCATGGACTCGATCAAGAAGGTAGAGGACTACTACCTCGATCACGAGCAAGACACCGTCGCCTCTGTGTTCAGTGTGCAGGGCTTCAGTTTTGCCGGTAGTGGCCAGAATAACGGCATCGCGTTCGTCAATATGCACGACTGGGAGGAGCGCGAGGAGCCGGGGCAGGACGCCGGTTCTGTGGCGATGCGGGCCATGGGTGCGCTGATGCAGATCAAGGATGCAATGGCGTTTGCGTTCTCTCCGCCCGCGCTGCCGGGCCTCGGCACCTCGGGGGGCTTTGACTTCTACCTGAAGGACAATGCCAACCTGGGGCACGAGGCGCTTACCGAGGCGCGCAACCAGCTGCTCGGTGCTGCCGCACAGAGCCCACTGCTGATCAATGTGCGCCCGAACGGCCAGGAGGACACTCCGCAGTTCCGCCTGAATATCGACACCGAAAAAGCGGCTGCGCTCGGTCTGTCCATCGCCGAGATCAATACGACTCTGGGCACAGCCTGGGGCGGCCGCTATATCGATGACTTTATCGATCGCGGCCGCGTCAAGAAGGTCTACGTGCAATCCGATGCGCCTTACCGGATGGTTCCAGAGGATTTCCGCCTCTGGTCCGTGCGCAATCGCGACGGGGAAATGGTGCCGCTGTCTACGTTCGCCAGCTTCTCCTGGGAATATGGTTCTCCGCGCCTGGAGCGGTACAACGGCGTGCCGGCGATGCAGATCAATGGCGCTGCCGCTCCGGGCGTCAGCTCCGGCGAAGCCATGGCCGAGGTCGAGCGACTGGTGGCGCAGCTCCCGGCCGGTATTGGCCTGGAGTGGAGTGGCCTGTCTTTCCAGGAACGCCAGGCCGGTGCCCAGACACCGTTGCTGTACACACTGTCCCTGCTGATCGTATTCCTATGCCTGGCGGCCCTGTACGAGAGCTGGACTGTGCCTACCGCCGTACTGCTGGTGGCGCCGCTGGGTATTCTCGGCGCGGTGCTGGCCAACACGCTGCGCGGTATGGAGCGGGATATCTACTTCCAGGTGGCTATGCTCACCACCGTGGGCCTGACCAGCAAGAACGCCATCCTGATCGTGGAGTTCGCGAAGCAGAACCTGGAGGAGGGCATGGAACTTGTCCAGGCCACCATGCGCGCCGTGCGTGATCGCCTGCGGCCGATTTTGATGACCTCTCTGGCATTTGGCCTCGGCGTGCTGCCGCTGGCGATTGCGTCCGGTGCCGGATCCGGCGCCCAGCAGGCCATCGGTACCGGAGTGCTGGGAGGGATGCTGGTGGGCACATTGCTCGGCATCTTCTTTATCCCGCTGTTCTTCGTGGTGGTACAGCGGCTGCTGGGAAGCCGTCCCAGGGACGTATCCAGCACGCCTGCAGTAGAGTCCACGGAGGAGACGCAGCCTGAGGAGGCGGTGGTCTGA